From one Streptomyces spiramyceticus genomic stretch:
- a CDS encoding SGNH/GDSL hydrolase family protein has product MKLSRIAAFSSSLLLAAALALTGAGAAQAAQQAESLDAASINYAALGDSYSSGVGAGSYDSGSGSCKRSTRAYPALWAASHSPSSFAFTACSGARTGDVTAGQLGPLSSSTDLVSLTVGGNDAGFADVMTTCVLQSESACLARIEEAKRYVDSTLPGKLDSVYSAIRAKAPSARVVVLGYPRFYKLNGSCTAGLTEKERAAINGAADYLNAATAKRAADHGYTFAEVTPAFTGHEICSSSPWLHSVKWTNIGESYHPTAAGQSGGYLPVFNSAA; this is encoded by the coding sequence ATGAAACTGTCCCGAATCGCGGCATTCTCATCGTCGCTCCTGCTCGCCGCCGCCCTCGCCCTCACCGGGGCGGGCGCGGCGCAGGCAGCTCAACAGGCCGAATCCCTCGACGCTGCGTCCATCAACTACGCAGCCCTCGGCGACTCCTACTCCTCGGGCGTCGGGGCCGGCAGCTACGACAGTGGCAGCGGCTCCTGCAAGCGAAGTACACGTGCCTACCCGGCCCTGTGGGCCGCGTCCCATTCACCCTCGTCGTTCGCCTTCACGGCTTGCTCCGGCGCCCGTACGGGTGATGTGACAGCCGGTCAGCTCGGCCCGCTCAGCTCCTCGACCGACCTCGTCTCCCTCACCGTCGGCGGCAACGACGCCGGCTTCGCCGACGTCATGACGACCTGCGTCCTCCAGTCCGAGTCCGCCTGCCTCGCCCGGATCGAGGAGGCGAAGCGCTACGTGGACTCGACCCTGCCCGGCAAGCTCGACTCGGTGTACTCGGCGATCAGAGCCAAAGCCCCGTCGGCGCGTGTCGTCGTACTCGGCTACCCCCGCTTCTACAAGCTCAACGGCAGCTGCACCGCCGGCCTCACCGAGAAGGAGCGCGCTGCCATCAACGGCGCTGCCGACTACCTCAACGCCGCCACCGCCAAGCGGGCGGCCGACCACGGCTACACCTTCGCCGAGGTCACACCGGCCTTCACGGGACACGAGATCTGCTCCTCGTCCCCGTGGCTGCACAGTGTGAAGTGGACGAACATCGGCGAGTCGTACCACCCGACGGCCGCCGGCCAGTCGGGCGGCTACCTGCCGGTATTCAACTCCGCCGCCTGA
- a CDS encoding GntR family transcriptional regulator — MTAFAPDSLVLNRKLPLWYQVSQSLRASILGRTPDASLRLPTEEQLAAHYGVSVLTMRQALKELEAEGLISRHRRRGTFIEPGARRGAPRRLLGSIDAIVAQQSGELTTVLDHGPAPVPGELFAYFPDVREVVTYKRLRRDGESGEPTNWAENAVRPELAAGLDIADLERWPMTKVLRDVLGVRISKITDTVEATLADPATADLLKVPLLSPILHYTGVTYDEEGRVVDVARIRYRGDRFSFSVTVDAH; from the coding sequence GTGACCGCATTCGCCCCCGACTCGCTGGTCCTGAACCGGAAGCTGCCCCTCTGGTACCAGGTCTCGCAGTCCCTGCGCGCTTCCATACTGGGCCGCACGCCCGACGCTTCACTGCGGCTGCCCACCGAGGAACAGCTCGCGGCGCACTACGGCGTGAGCGTGCTCACCATGCGCCAGGCCCTCAAGGAACTGGAGGCCGAGGGCCTGATCAGCAGGCACCGGCGGCGCGGCACGTTCATCGAGCCGGGGGCGAGGCGGGGCGCCCCGCGCCGGCTGCTGGGCTCGATCGACGCGATCGTGGCCCAGCAGTCGGGCGAGCTGACGACGGTCCTGGACCACGGTCCGGCGCCCGTGCCCGGCGAGCTCTTCGCGTACTTCCCGGACGTGCGCGAGGTGGTGACGTACAAGCGGCTGCGCCGCGACGGCGAGAGCGGCGAGCCGACCAACTGGGCGGAGAACGCGGTGCGTCCGGAGCTCGCGGCCGGTCTCGACATCGCCGATCTCGAACGCTGGCCGATGACGAAGGTGCTGCGTGACGTGCTCGGCGTGCGCATCAGCAAGATCACGGACACGGTGGAGGCGACGCTCGCCGATCCGGCCACGGCCGACCTGCTGAAGGTGCCGCTGCTGAGCCCGATCCTGCACTACACGGGGGTGACGTACGACGAGGAGGGGCGGGTGGTCGATGTCGCCCGCATCCGCTACCGGGGCGACCGTTTCTCGTTCTCCGTGACGGTGGACGCGCACTGA
- a CDS encoding CaiB/BaiF CoA transferase family protein, translating to MSHQPLPLDGITVVAVEQAVSAPFATRQLADLGARVIKIERPDGGDFARGYDTAARGLASHFVWCNRGKESIAVDLKDPRGLDTVRRLVAGADVFIQNLAHGAAARLGLDAATLCAAYPRLIAVDISGYGDGGPYADKRAYDMLVQCEAGLVSVTGTPAQPVKAGIPAADIAAAMYAFSGVLAALLRRGTTGLGGPVEVSMLEALAEWMGHPLHHGMHGGEAPARTGVAHAVISPYDAYPTADGGQVLLSVQNDREWRRLAEQVLGRPELADDPAFATNTARTGNREKTDAVVAEALVAMSAPEAVAALEAAGIACARLNTVADVAAHPQLAARNRWRDVESPAGPLRALLPPITMPGGTDPVMGPVPALGEHTDALLHGLGMTDVQVSALRRDGVVA from the coding sequence ATGAGCCATCAGCCACTGCCCCTCGACGGCATCACCGTCGTCGCCGTCGAGCAAGCCGTCTCGGCGCCGTTCGCCACCCGCCAGCTCGCCGATCTCGGCGCCCGCGTGATCAAGATCGAGCGCCCGGACGGCGGCGACTTCGCCCGCGGCTACGACACCGCGGCGCGCGGCCTCGCCTCGCACTTCGTCTGGTGCAACCGGGGCAAGGAGTCCATCGCCGTCGACCTCAAGGACCCGCGTGGCCTCGACACCGTCCGCCGGCTCGTCGCGGGCGCCGATGTGTTCATACAGAACCTCGCTCACGGCGCGGCCGCCCGGCTCGGTCTGGACGCGGCGACGCTGTGCGCCGCGTACCCGCGCCTGATCGCCGTCGACATCTCCGGATACGGCGACGGCGGACCGTACGCCGACAAGCGGGCGTACGACATGCTCGTCCAGTGCGAGGCGGGCCTGGTGTCCGTGACCGGCACCCCCGCGCAGCCCGTCAAGGCCGGTATTCCGGCGGCCGACATCGCGGCGGCGATGTACGCGTTCTCGGGGGTCCTGGCGGCGCTGCTGCGGCGCGGGACGACGGGGCTCGGCGGGCCTGTGGAGGTCTCGATGCTGGAGGCGCTCGCCGAGTGGATGGGGCATCCGCTGCACCATGGGATGCATGGGGGTGAAGCCCCGGCGCGCACCGGGGTCGCGCACGCCGTCATCTCTCCGTACGACGCCTATCCGACGGCGGACGGCGGCCAGGTGCTGCTGTCCGTACAGAACGACAGGGAGTGGCGGCGGCTGGCCGAGCAGGTGCTCGGCCGACCGGAGCTGGCGGACGATCCGGCCTTCGCGACGAACACCGCCCGTACCGGGAACCGGGAGAAGACGGATGCGGTGGTCGCCGAGGCGCTGGTCGCGATGAGTGCGCCGGAGGCGGTCGCGGCGCTGGAAGCTGCCGGTATCGCCTGTGCGCGGCTGAATACGGTGGCCGATGTTGCCGCGCATCCGCAGTTGGCGGCGCGGAACCGCTGGCGTGACGTGGAGTCACCGGCGGGGCCCTTGCGGGCACTTCTGCCGCCGATCACGATGCCGGGTGGGACGGACCCTGTGATGGGTCCGGTTCCCGCACTCGGCGAACACACCGACGCGCTGCTGCACGGCCTGGGGATGACGGACGTACAGGTTTCAGCGCTGCGCCGGGACGGTGTGGTCGCCTGA
- a CDS encoding GNAT family N-acetyltransferase → MDIHVHRPGELSAADRASWTAMQSKAHLHGSPELANPFLSPEFALAMGRYRRGVRIAVVREDGEPAAFFPHQRSATGVGRAIGLGVSDSQGLVHRPGFEWDARELLRACGLAVWEFDHLAQGQGPFEAGATGSFASPVIDTQDGYEAYLAHLRKNSPKFLKTTLAKERKLIRTVGELTYVHDERDPEALRTLMRWKSAQYRRTGRSDRFTQSWIIGLVDHLFHTRTESFSGLLSVLYADGRPIAAHFGPRTERIISCWFPAYDPAFAKFSPGLLMHLRIAEAAAADGTAYIDLGRGQKQYKDSLKTREIMVSEGWVMRRHPVALGQWARRAPVRALRNTVVERPELFEPADKLLKRIGEIRSGRFRM, encoded by the coding sequence GTGGACATCCATGTGCACCGCCCCGGTGAACTCAGCGCCGCCGACCGGGCCTCCTGGACCGCGATGCAGTCCAAGGCGCATCTGCACGGTTCGCCGGAGCTGGCGAACCCTTTCCTCTCCCCCGAGTTCGCCCTCGCCATGGGCCGGTACCGGCGCGGGGTGCGGATCGCCGTCGTACGCGAGGACGGTGAGCCGGCCGCGTTCTTCCCGCACCAGAGATCCGCCACCGGCGTCGGCCGGGCCATCGGTCTCGGTGTGTCCGACAGTCAGGGCCTGGTGCACAGGCCGGGCTTCGAGTGGGACGCACGGGAACTGCTGCGGGCCTGCGGGCTCGCGGTGTGGGAATTCGACCACTTGGCGCAGGGACAGGGGCCTTTCGAGGCCGGCGCCACCGGTTCGTTCGCGTCGCCGGTGATCGACACGCAGGACGGGTACGAGGCCTACCTCGCGCACCTGCGGAAGAACTCACCGAAGTTCCTCAAGACGACCCTAGCCAAGGAGCGGAAGCTGATCCGCACCGTCGGCGAGCTGACGTACGTGCACGACGAGCGGGACCCGGAGGCGCTGCGCACGCTGATGCGCTGGAAGTCCGCGCAGTACCGGAGGACCGGGCGCAGCGACCGCTTCACACAGTCCTGGATCATCGGACTCGTCGACCATCTGTTCCACACCCGCACCGAATCCTTCAGCGGGCTCCTGTCGGTTCTTTACGCGGACGGCCGGCCGATTGCCGCGCATTTCGGTCCGCGTACGGAAAGGATCATCAGCTGCTGGTTCCCGGCCTATGATCCGGCGTTCGCGAAATTCTCGCCCGGTTTGCTGATGCATCTGCGGATCGCTGAGGCCGCCGCCGCCGACGGCACCGCTTACATCGATCTCGGCCGCGGCCAGAAACAGTACAAGGACTCCCTCAAGACGCGGGAAATCATGGTGTCCGAGGGGTGGGTGATGCGCCGTCACCCGGTCGCCCTGGGCCAATGGGCACGGCGTGCCCCGGTCCGGGCGCTGCGCAATACGGTGGTCGAACGGCCTGAACTGTTCGAACCCGCCGATAAGTTGCTCAAACGGATCGGGGAAATCCGATCGGGACGGTTCCGTATGTGA
- a CDS encoding type ISP restriction/modification enzyme — translation MSGTDAPLLDELMPWSVAALRLGRGWILAPDRRTLRARWDALVRARGAEREELFVATRARTTRSSVAALPGRPTGTGRLTRESGPCPEPVRVVHGPFDEQWLIPDHRLIDAARPELWRVADAEQLFAVEQGYVPGSAGPALLVSAVLPDGRSAAGRPGRIRPLFRRPGGREPNLAPGLLALLSGRYGREVTADEVLAWAVAAAEGSPSGAVVPLPADPGAWSTGVELGRRMTAIQLRGARGGERPRLPGGCRPYVRSAVPARPGELTYDAEEETLHIGAGRISPVPRAAWDFEVSGVRVLDLWFDRRTAEPEPGTLEAIRAAEWAQEWTSELLELITVLALLGELEPGRRELAGTERITRAELTEAGVLPVRDAARRPASVLDHAEEGPEGQFALL, via the coding sequence ATGAGTGGTACGGACGCCCCGCTGCTCGACGAACTGATGCCGTGGTCGGTGGCGGCCTTGCGGCTGGGACGTGGCTGGATTCTCGCGCCGGACAGGCGGACACTGCGGGCCCGTTGGGATGCGCTGGTACGGGCGCGGGGCGCCGAGCGCGAGGAGCTGTTCGTGGCGACGCGGGCGCGGACGACGCGCAGTTCGGTTGCCGCACTGCCCGGTCGGCCCACCGGAACCGGGCGCCTCACGCGCGAGAGCGGGCCCTGCCCGGAGCCGGTGCGTGTCGTGCACGGCCCGTTCGACGAGCAGTGGCTCATCCCCGACCACCGCCTGATCGACGCCGCCCGCCCCGAGCTGTGGCGGGTCGCCGACGCGGAGCAGCTCTTCGCCGTCGAGCAGGGTTACGTGCCCGGGTCGGCGGGGCCGGCGCTGCTGGTCAGCGCGGTGCTGCCGGACGGCCGCTCCGCCGCCGGCCGCCCCGGGCGCATCCGCCCTCTCTTTCGCCGTCCCGGCGGCCGCGAGCCCAACCTCGCGCCGGGGCTCTTGGCGCTGCTGAGCGGGCGTTACGGGCGCGAGGTCACGGCCGACGAGGTGCTGGCGTGGGCGGTCGCGGCGGCGGAGGGGTCACCGTCGGGCGCCGTGGTCCCGCTGCCGGCGGACCCCGGCGCCTGGTCGACGGGGGTGGAGCTGGGCCGCCGGATGACCGCGATCCAGCTGCGCGGGGCGCGGGGCGGGGAACGCCCGAGGCTGCCGGGAGGGTGCCGCCCGTACGTACGCTCCGCGGTGCCGGCCCGGCCCGGGGAGCTGACGTACGACGCGGAGGAGGAGACGCTGCACATCGGGGCCGGCCGCATCTCACCCGTACCGCGTGCGGCGTGGGACTTCGAGGTGAGCGGCGTACGGGTGCTGGACCTGTGGTTCGACCGCCGCACGGCGGAACCGGAACCCGGCACGCTGGAGGCGATCCGCGCGGCGGAGTGGGCGCAGGAGTGGACTTCGGAGCTGCTGGAGCTGATTACGGTGCTGGCGTTGTTGGGCGAACTGGAGCCCGGGCGGCGCGAGTTGGCGGGGACCGAACGGATCACACGTGCTGAGTTGACGGAGGCGGGGGTGCTGCCGGTGCGGGACGCTGCACGGCGGCCGGCGTCTGTGCTGGACCATGCGGAGGAAGGCCCTGAGGGCCAGTTCGCGCTGCTGTAG
- a CDS encoding serine/threonine-protein kinase, translating to MGGSPVSEEPGNEQRVIAGRYRLLAPLGEGGMGVVWRARDDVLGREVAVKEVRAPSGLGATDGRRLYARLEREAWAAARISHRNVVTVYDVATEEGRPWIVMELVRGLTLSDVLDGEGPMPPQRAAHIGGDVLAALRAAHEAGVLHRDVKPGNVLIANDGRVVLTDFGIAMVEGSSALTMTGELIGSPEFLAPERAMGRTPGPESDLWSLGVLLYAAVEGNSPFRQDTPLSTLRAVVDEELPRPVRAGALAPVIEGLLRKDPAERLSADETARQLRIVAAGGAPRTGETPVAPGPYSSPTVTAPTPVPGPAPSPYGSPTPPPGPLPTPGTVTTTTTQGRPRRAGLVLAAGLAVLLLVIGGITWALLNGNKGDPGESSGASSGTAGVDNGGANGSSGGTDGGGSATGGSGTPGSTGGDNGGGDGGNDGGGSGNGGGHGNGGNGGTTTPPPAQSVKVAVTTVRGSYSGTCPPPEAQAPAFTATFTVGRTPVEVEYRWVSESGESSDPGWKTLSFGAGDGKSKQVNHTELTYKEGETFHDEISVEVRSPVSARSNSVSFSVTCEQEEETPTGGASSYTASYTAEAQVRRRS from the coding sequence ATGGGGGGCTCGCCAGTGAGTGAAGAGCCGGGCAACGAGCAGCGGGTGATCGCGGGCCGCTATCGCCTGCTGGCCCCGCTGGGTGAGGGCGGCATGGGCGTCGTATGGCGTGCCCGCGACGACGTGCTGGGCCGTGAAGTCGCGGTCAAGGAGGTCAGAGCGCCGTCCGGACTCGGAGCCACCGACGGGCGGCGGCTGTACGCACGGCTGGAGCGCGAGGCCTGGGCGGCGGCCCGCATCTCGCACCGCAATGTGGTCACCGTGTACGACGTGGCGACCGAGGAGGGCCGGCCCTGGATCGTGATGGAGCTGGTGCGCGGGCTGACGCTCTCCGACGTACTGGACGGCGAAGGGCCGATGCCGCCGCAGCGGGCCGCGCACATCGGGGGCGACGTCCTGGCGGCCCTGCGCGCCGCGCACGAGGCGGGCGTACTCCACCGCGATGTGAAGCCGGGCAATGTCCTGATCGCCAATGACGGCCGGGTCGTACTGACGGACTTCGGCATCGCGATGGTCGAGGGCAGCTCGGCGCTCACCATGACGGGCGAGCTGATCGGGTCGCCCGAATTCCTCGCGCCGGAGCGGGCGATGGGGCGTACGCCGGGGCCCGAATCGGATCTGTGGTCGCTCGGAGTGCTGCTGTACGCCGCCGTCGAGGGCAATTCGCCGTTCCGTCAGGACACCCCGCTCTCCACGCTGCGCGCGGTGGTGGACGAAGAGCTGCCGCGGCCTGTACGGGCGGGGGCGCTGGCACCGGTGATCGAGGGGCTGCTGCGGAAGGACCCGGCCGAGCGGCTGTCCGCCGACGAGACAGCGCGGCAGCTGCGGATCGTGGCGGCAGGCGGAGCGCCGCGTACAGGAGAGACCCCAGTCGCCCCCGGGCCGTACAGCAGCCCGACCGTCACGGCTCCGACGCCGGTCCCCGGTCCCGCGCCGTCGCCGTACGGCAGCCCCACGCCGCCCCCCGGCCCCCTGCCGACGCCAGGCACCGTGACGACGACCACCACGCAGGGGCGGCCCCGGCGGGCGGGACTGGTGCTGGCGGCGGGGTTGGCCGTGCTGCTGCTCGTGATCGGCGGCATCACGTGGGCGTTGCTGAACGGCAACAAGGGGGATCCGGGGGAGAGTTCCGGTGCCTCGTCCGGCACGGCCGGCGTCGACAACGGCGGAGCCAACGGCAGCAGCGGCGGTACCGACGGCGGTGGCTCCGCCACGGGCGGGAGCGGCACGCCGGGCAGCACGGGCGGCGACAACGGCGGCGGCGACGGGGGCAATGACGGCGGCGGAAGCGGCAACGGCGGCGGTCACGGGAACGGGGGCAATGGCGGCACCACCACCCCGCCGCCCGCCCAGTCCGTGAAGGTCGCCGTCACGACCGTGCGCGGCAGTTACTCCGGCACCTGCCCGCCGCCCGAGGCGCAGGCACCGGCCTTCACCGCCACGTTCACCGTCGGCCGCACCCCGGTGGAGGTCGAATACCGCTGGGTGAGCGAGAGCGGCGAGTCGTCCGACCCTGGCTGGAAAACGCTGTCCTTCGGGGCCGGCGACGGGAAGTCGAAGCAGGTCAACCACACCGAGCTGACGTACAAGGAGGGCGAGACCTTCCACGACGAGATCAGTGTGGAGGTCAGGAGTCCGGTTTCGGCCCGGTCCAACTCCGTGTCGTTCTCGGTCACCTGCGAACAGGAAGAGGAGACCCCGACGGGCGGGGCCTCCTCGTACACGGCCTCCTACACAGCCGAAGCGCAGGTCAGGCGGCGGAGTTGA